The Cottoperca gobio chromosome 22, fCotGob3.1, whole genome shotgun sequence genome contains a region encoding:
- the crip1 gene encoding cysteine-rich protein 1 yields MPKCPKCDKEVYFAEKVTSLGKDWHRPCLKCMKCSKTLTAGSHASREGKPYCHNPCYAALYGPGGFGHGGTESHKY; encoded by the exons ATGCCAAAGTGTCCAAAATGCGATAAGGAAGTTTACTTTG ccGAAAAGGTAACATCCCTGGGCAAAGACTGGCACAGGCCCTGTCTGAAGTGTATGAAGTGCAGCAAGACGCTCACGGCAGGCTCACACGCATCG CGTGAAGGCAAGCCATACTGTCACAACCCCTGCTACGCTGCACTGTATGGACCTGGAG GATTCGGACATGGTGGAACCGAGAGCCACAAATATTAA